GTTATTTGAATAAAAACCTGTATACAGAGAAAATTTATTAACGCTGTAAACCTTCATTTTTTTCGCTCCAATATTTCGATTCCAGGGCCTTTAGTTGAATAACGATCTTCAACAATCGGGCGCTTTTCTTGAATAAGAATTCAAAGGAATTATTGGTAAATTAAAAGGCTTTTGGATTAACATGGGTTAACCGTACCATAAGTAAGTACGATTTATCAAAAGACCACTTTTTTGTTTATAGGTTATTTCTTTAGTATATGTTTCTTTCCGTTTAGATCTGTCACAACTAATTGTGTATCTGAAATATTCATATCCTTAGCTAAAACATTGGAAAGCTTGTTTGTCGTTTTATCAAGCAAACTATATTTGAAGATACCTTTATTGTTAAAGTAATAAATTGAAGAATGGTCATATAATACAGATTTATTTTCTCCACCCGCCTCGATAGGTGTTCCATCTCCGTAACTGTAACTGTATACATCAAAAGTTATACGCGCATCAAAGCTGCATTCTTTTTTCTTATCACTACTGCCATCCATCTTTGTAGAATAAAGTTCTAGCTTGCTGTCCACAAATTTCTCATTGTCCTGTACAATACGACGATTCAAGTAATTCCAATTCTCTGCATCTACATCCGTATAGAAAATCCGGTCGTTCCAAACGAACATATTACGGAAGTTACTGCCTGAAGGTTCTTTCATTTTCTTCAGTTCCTGTCCATTTGTATTCATTTTCATTACTGCATAAGCATATGGAACTTCGTCTGCTTCAGCAAAATCGCCACTATAATAAGGAATAAAAATTTCATTGTTATAGAGAATCAATTGAGTATTGTTATGCAAGTACAAAGGGGAATAATCCCAAGGACTACGTGGGATGTCTTCATCTTTTAATAAAACCTCTTGTTTAGCGGTTTCCATATTTTCTTTAATAATTTGATTATAACCATCTTTGTCTTTAGCGATAGAGTAGAGCAAGCCATCCTGTTCAATTGCTTTACCTTTTATGCTGACATATGAACGATAGTTGCTTAATTTCATTTTATCATCCATTGCACGCACTAAAAATGCCGAAAACTGCGCACGTGTGACAGCGTCTTTTGGCATAAATTTGCCGTTAGAACCACCTGCTACACGCTGTTTTGCGATTCCGTTGATATCCTGATATGCCCAGTGTGCTGGTGTGACATCAATGAATGTCGGTTGCTTATCAAGCGGCATGTCGAATGCACGACGTAAGA
This window of the Solibacillus isronensis genome carries:
- a CDS encoding S-layer homology domain-containing protein, which encodes MLKAKLTIVGIILIIIAANPFQAQAATQFSDVNSHWAKKEIMYLSDLNIIGGYPDGTFNPNEPITRSQASAMLIKALKIPLNEDTSIQFKDVAKDSPYYKILATVNEKGILRGNNGFMRPGEETSRAQMAAILRRAFDMPLDKQPTFIDVTPAHWAYQDINGIAKQRVAGGSNGKFMPKDAVTRAQFSAFLVRAMDDKMKLSNYRSYVSIKGKAIEQDGLLYSIAKDKDGYNQIIKENMETAKQEVLLKDEDIPRSPWDYSPLYLHNNTQLILYNNEIFIPYYSGDFAEADEVPYAYAVMKMNTNGQELKKMKEPSGSNFRNMFVWNDRIFYTDVDAENWNYLNRRIVQDNEKFVDSKLELYSTKMDGSSDKKKECSFDARITFDVYSYSYGDGTPIEAGGENKSVLYDHSSIYYFNNKGIFKYSLLDKTTNKLSNVLAKDMNISDTQLVVTDLNGKKHILKK